In one window of Fusobacteria bacterium ZRK30 DNA:
- a CDS encoding M42 family metallopeptidase gives MKYITNYMVEKLVEILNIPSPSGDTEKGIAVCRDEFKKLGVKTEITPKGALKATLPGKKEDSRIIAAHIDTLGGMVREITSNGFLKLTQIGGYAWNSVDGEYCTISTMDGEEIRGTILFEKSSVHNYGDAPRSDKRTEDNMVVRLDELVENAEDIKKLGINVGDFVYLDPRVEVTKSGFIKSRHLDNKAGVAIILGVCKYLMENEIVPEYTLEFFISNYEEVGHGASGIATSLTQEILAIDMASPGIGQTSKENKVTICAKDSSGPYDLEMKKRLVNLCRNEEIDYVIDIYKYYGSDASALLRGGAQIKHALVGPGVDSSHSYERTHVDGLLNTAKLVIEYCK, from the coding sequence ATGAAGTACATTACAAATTATATGGTAGAAAAATTAGTGGAAATATTAAATATCCCCAGCCCTAGTGGTGACACTGAAAAAGGGATAGCAGTATGCAGAGATGAGTTTAAAAAATTAGGAGTAAAAACGGAAATAACTCCCAAGGGAGCATTGAAGGCAACTCTTCCCGGAAAAAAAGAGGATAGCAGGATAATTGCTGCCCATATCGATACCTTAGGTGGGATGGTAAGGGAGATCACATCCAATGGTTTTTTAAAATTAACTCAGATCGGTGGATATGCTTGGAATTCTGTAGATGGAGAATACTGCACTATATCTACTATGGATGGTGAAGAGATCAGAGGAACGATCTTATTTGAAAAATCATCTGTACACAACTATGGAGATGCTCCTAGATCGGATAAGAGAACAGAGGACAATATGGTAGTAAGATTGGACGAACTGGTAGAAAATGCAGAAGATATAAAAAAACTGGGGATAAATGTAGGAGATTTTGTATATTTAGACCCAAGAGTAGAGGTAACAAAATCTGGATTTATTAAGAGTCGTCATCTAGACAATAAAGCCGGAGTAGCAATTATACTAGGAGTTTGCAAATATCTTATGGAAAATGAGATAGTTCCAGAGTATACACTGGAATTCTTTATATCTAACTATGAGGAAGTTGGTCATGGTGCATCAGGAATTGCTACATCATTAACCCAGGAAATATTGGCTATAGATATGGCATCTCCAGGAATCGGTCAGACTTCAAAAGAAAATAAGGTGACTATTTGTGCTAAGGATTCTTCAGGGCCATATGATTTGGAGATGAAAAAACGTCTGGTTAATTTATGCCGTAACGAAGAGATTGATTATGTTATAGATATTTATAAATATTATGGATCAGATGCCAGTGCACTTTTACGTGGTGGAGCACAAATTAAACATGCTCTTGTAGGACCTGGAGTAGATTCATCTCACTCATATGAGAGAACCCATGTAGATGGACTTTTAAATACAGCTAAATTAGTAATTGAATACTGTAAATAA
- a CDS encoding manganese efflux pump has translation MDFILLFFISIGLAMDAFTVSLTQGLSLKKLHIKSILKVALVFGTFHGVMPLLGWRIGRFFYDEIAIFDHWIAFGLLTFIGGKMIFEAKKIKKCKNSLDIVALGIATSIDALAVGFSFSLLPGLNIYFVISIIGIITFIISFLGVYLGNKVGQLLGVRAEYTGGIILIGMGIKILIQHIM, from the coding sequence ATGGATTTTATATTACTTTTTTTTATATCTATAGGATTAGCGATGGATGCCTTTACAGTATCGTTAACACAAGGATTATCACTAAAAAAACTTCATATAAAATCAATATTAAAGGTAGCTTTAGTTTTTGGAACTTTTCATGGAGTGATGCCCCTTCTTGGATGGAGAATTGGAAGATTTTTTTATGATGAAATTGCAATATTTGACCACTGGATAGCTTTTGGATTATTGACTTTTATTGGTGGAAAGATGATTTTTGAAGCTAAAAAAATTAAAAAGTGTAAAAATTCTTTGGACATTGTTGCACTTGGAATAGCTACAAGTATAGATGCTTTAGCAGTGGGTTTTTCCTTTTCTTTACTACCTGGATTAAATATTTATTTTGTAATAAGTATTATAGGGATAATAACATTTATCATATCGTTTTTAGGGGTGTATTTAGGGAATAAAGTTGGACAATTATTAGGTGTTAGAGCTGAATATACAGGAGGAATTATTCTTATAGGAATGGGAATAAAAATTCTTATTCAGCATATAATGTAA
- a CDS encoding HD domain-containing protein produces the protein MEYINSTLITLGMVLIFLGLVDSVKILKDFESFYKAAKYSYKMGLITFSAMLLFLFLYVTHFSYIILKEVINNEFTHVSSLLFFMDGLFIYIIIFLLKNLSSSLNSFYVQTISSLIRAVKLRDKYTSNHSEHVANLVKAIFDDLPGELKKNLSKNELVEAALLHDIGKIITPLTILNKKGELSVDEYEQIKKHVPDGIYILEPFEVFHKIIPWIKYHHERIDGQGYYKLEKNKIPLESKIIAVADTYSALTTSRIYQRKRSHREAVEVLKEVSGTQLDSGIVEILIKIENKKMEKIFVKSGFNINQDDYYKILVK, from the coding sequence ATGGAATATATAAATTCAACACTAATAACACTGGGTATGGTTTTAATTTTTTTAGGTCTGGTGGATTCTGTGAAAATTCTAAAAGATTTTGAAAGTTTTTATAAGGCAGCAAAATATTCCTATAAAATGGGTCTTATTACTTTTTCAGCCATGCTTCTATTTTTATTTTTATATGTAACTCATTTTAGTTATATCATCTTGAAGGAAGTGATTAACAATGAATTTACACATGTGAGTTCACTGCTGTTTTTTATGGATGGACTTTTCATATATATAATAATATTTCTCCTGAAGAATCTGTCATCTTCCCTAAATTCTTTTTATGTGCAGACAATCAGCAGTCTGATCAGAGCGGTTAAACTAAGGGATAAATATACAAGCAATCATTCAGAGCATGTGGCTAACCTGGTCAAGGCAATATTTGACGATCTCCCCGGAGAATTAAAAAAAAATCTGTCAAAAAATGAACTTGTAGAAGCAGCTCTCCTCCATGATATAGGAAAAATTATAACACCCTTGACGATTCTAAATAAAAAAGGTGAACTGTCTGTAGATGAGTATGAACAGATTAAAAAACATGTACCTGACGGGATCTATATTTTAGAGCCCTTTGAGGTTTTTCATAAAATAATTCCATGGATTAAATATCATCATGAGAGAATTGACGGCCAGGGATATTATAAGCTGGAAAAAAATAAAATACCCCTGGAATCTAAAATTATAGCAGTAGCAGATACCTATTCTGCCCTGACTACATCCAGGATATATCAGAGAAAGAGATCCCACAGGGAGGCTGTGGAAGTTTTAAAGGAAGTTTCAGGGACTCAGTTGGATAGTGGGATAGTTGAGATACTGATAAAAATAGAGAATAAAAAAATGGAAAAAATATTTGTAAAATCAGGATTTAATATTAATCAGGATGATTATTACAAGATCTTAGTTAAATAA
- a CDS encoding alpha/beta hydrolase, which produces MIKNKKIKWLGGILSGLILLIALTAVCSKNVQNFMTMTYLNLKTTTRLEVKDTNLYMDGIINEKTYDQFVKILNDNPQIETIIEGDVPGSIDDDTMIKLAYFVRKKGLNTKILSNSDINSGGVDLFLAGVERTMEKGAKIGVHSWSDGEKDAAEYPVDSPEHELNRKYIETMLGSDDFYWFTIYAATADCIHQMTKEEISRYKLLTQPVKM; this is translated from the coding sequence ATGATAAAAAATAAAAAAATTAAATGGCTAGGCGGCATCTTATCCGGCCTAATACTTCTTATAGCATTAACTGCTGTCTGTTCAAAGAATGTGCAGAATTTTATGACCATGACATATCTTAATTTAAAAACTACCACCAGATTAGAAGTTAAAGACACAAATCTGTATATGGATGGGATAATCAATGAAAAAACTTACGACCAGTTTGTAAAGATTTTAAATGACAATCCCCAGATTGAAACTATTATTGAAGGAGATGTTCCCGGTTCAATAGATGATGATACAATGATAAAATTAGCTTATTTTGTCCGGAAGAAAGGGCTAAATACAAAAATTTTATCAAATAGTGATATTAATTCAGGAGGAGTCGATCTTTTTTTAGCAGGTGTGGAAAGAACAATGGAAAAAGGAGCTAAAATAGGGGTTCACTCATGGTCTGATGGTGAAAAAGATGCAGCTGAGTATCCTGTAGATTCTCCTGAACATGAACTTAATCGAAAATATATCGAAACAATGCTGGGATCAGATGATTTTTACTGGTTTACAATTTATGCAGCAACAGCAGATTGTATCCATCAAATGACCAAAGAAGAGATCAGCAGATATAAGTTACTTACCCAGCCTGTAAAAATGTAA
- a CDS encoding AbgT family transporter produces the protein MNAEIQVQLGKKKIGKFDKFLNFIEVAGNKLPHPVAMFFGFFIITIFLSAVLAKTGISVTYQEISRATGAVIDKTTTVQSLLTASGIRGILTSGVDNFTGHAALGSIIVAMLGVGLAEGSGLINAVIKKVVLSTPKSMVAGIVVFAGVMSNIASDAGYVVLIPLGAIIFASFGRHPLAGLAAAFAGVSGGFSANLLVGTTDPLLGGITTTAAQIVLPGYSVTPTANFFFMVASTFMITIVGAFITDKIVEPRLGKYTGPKLDLDAGSDISKDEIKGMRFAGIGMLVFLGAVIMMTIPENGLLRWTPAEIQNFATENGRTPSSMEILKPFFSQSIVYILMMFFFIPGLLFGIGAKTIKSHRDVIASLNKAMASCGAILVIIFVSAQFVYVFTKSNIGIIIAVNLADLMKSMGISGVWAAVGLIFLTAFINLFIGGASSKWLMLSPVFIPMFAQLGLSPEYTQLAYRIGDSTTNIISPLMSYFPIVVAFAAKYASKKDGMGIGTIIAMMLPYSIIFLVIWSIMFLAWSFLGLPIGPGVSMFI, from the coding sequence ATGAACGCAGAAATTCAAGTACAACTAGGCAAAAAGAAAATCGGTAAATTTGATAAATTTTTAAATTTTATTGAGGTAGCAGGTAATAAATTACCTCATCCTGTAGCAATGTTTTTTGGTTTCTTTATAATAACAATTTTTTTATCAGCAGTTTTAGCTAAAACAGGTATCTCAGTAACGTACCAGGAGATTTCCAGAGCCACCGGGGCAGTTATAGATAAGACAACTACTGTTCAGAGTTTATTGACAGCTTCTGGAATTAGAGGGATCTTAACCAGCGGAGTAGATAACTTTACCGGCCATGCAGCATTAGGATCTATCATCGTAGCCATGTTAGGGGTCGGTCTGGCTGAGGGTTCCGGACTTATAAATGCTGTTATAAAAAAAGTAGTATTATCTACTCCTAAATCTATGGTAGCAGGAATTGTAGTATTTGCAGGAGTTATGTCTAACATCGCATCAGATGCAGGATACGTTGTACTAATCCCACTGGGAGCAATTATATTCGCTTCATTCGGAAGACATCCCCTTGCGGGACTTGCTGCAGCATTTGCAGGAGTATCCGGCGGATTTTCAGCAAACTTACTGGTTGGAACTACAGATCCATTATTAGGCGGAATCACAACTACCGCAGCACAGATAGTTTTACCGGGATATTCAGTTACTCCTACAGCAAATTTTTTCTTTATGGTAGCTTCTACATTTATGATAACAATCGTCGGAGCATTTATTACCGATAAAATTGTTGAACCCAGACTGGGAAAATATACAGGTCCTAAACTGGATCTGGATGCCGGTTCAGATATATCTAAAGATGAGATCAAGGGAATGAGATTTGCAGGAATAGGGATGCTGGTATTTTTAGGAGCTGTCATCATGATGACTATCCCGGAAAATGGACTTCTTAGATGGACTCCTGCTGAGATTCAAAATTTTGCCACAGAAAACGGTAGAACCCCTAGCAGTATGGAGATATTAAAACCATTTTTCAGTCAGTCTATTGTTTATATCCTTATGATGTTCTTCTTCATTCCAGGGTTATTATTTGGAATTGGAGCTAAGACAATAAAAAGCCATAGAGACGTGATAGCTTCACTCAATAAAGCTATGGCATCTTGCGGAGCTATCCTGGTAATAATATTTGTTTCAGCACAGTTTGTATATGTGTTTACAAAATCAAATATTGGAATTATCATTGCAGTAAACTTGGCTGATCTTATGAAATCCATGGGAATAAGTGGAGTATGGGCTGCTGTAGGACTTATATTCTTAACTGCATTCATAAATTTATTCATTGGAGGAGCTTCTTCTAAATGGCTCATGTTGTCACCTGTATTTATCCCTATGTTTGCTCAATTAGGTTTATCACCTGAATATACACAGCTGGCTTATAGGATTGGAGATTCTACAACTAATATTATCTCTCCCCTTATGTCATACTTTCCAATTGTAGTGGCATTTGCTGCAAAGTATGCATCTAAAAAAGACGGAATGGGAATAGGAACAATCATAGCTATGATGCTTCCTTACTCAATTATATTCTTAGTGATTTGGAGTATTATGTTCCTTGCCTGGAGTTTCTTAGGTCTTCCAATAGGACCGGGAGTATCGATGTTTATATAA
- the hutI gene encoding imidazolonepropionase, with protein MYAELIVKNIGNLITLGEGEKARAGKEMGEVEIIKDGYIVIKDGKFLETGSGEFDKKYIGESTLIKDAMGLTVTPGLIDPHTHLVHGGSRENEFSKKLEGVPYMDILNAGGGILSTVNSTRQASFEELYKKAKKSLDIMLSFGVTTVEAKSGYGLDIETELKQLEVVKKLNKDHPIDLVSTYLGAHALPPEYKGKREEFISEIIGALPMIKEKELAEFCDVFCEEGVFSIEETRKILNAAKDLGFKVKIHADEIVTLGGAELSAELGAFSADHLMAASEKGMEDMAEAGVIADILPATSFNLNKDYAHARQMIEKGVAVALSTDYNPGSSPTENLQLAMQLGSLKLKMTPKEVISAVTVNSAYSVDRGKEIGSITKGKKADFVIFDTPNLEYIMYHFGINHTKDVYKNGIQVVADGKVIY; from the coding sequence ATGTATGCGGAGTTAATTGTAAAAAATATAGGAAATTTAATTACCCTGGGAGAAGGGGAAAAAGCCAGAGCCGGAAAAGAAATGGGGGAAGTCGAGATAATAAAAGACGGCTATATAGTTATTAAAGACGGGAAATTTTTAGAAACAGGATCAGGAGAATTCGATAAAAAATATATCGGAGAATCAACATTAATAAAGGATGCCATGGGACTGACTGTAACTCCCGGCTTGATAGATCCACATACACACCTGGTTCATGGGGGAAGTCGTGAAAATGAATTTTCTAAAAAATTAGAAGGGGTTCCCTATATGGATATCTTAAATGCCGGAGGTGGGATTTTGAGTACGGTAAATTCCACAAGGCAGGCCAGTTTTGAAGAATTATATAAAAAAGCTAAAAAAAGTCTGGATATTATGTTATCTTTTGGTGTAACCACTGTAGAAGCTAAGAGCGGGTACGGACTAGATATTGAAACTGAATTAAAACAGTTAGAAGTTGTAAAAAAATTAAATAAAGACCACCCTATAGATTTGGTATCAACATACTTAGGGGCTCATGCTCTGCCGCCTGAATATAAGGGGAAGAGGGAAGAATTTATTAGTGAGATAATAGGAGCGCTGCCTATGATCAAAGAGAAGGAATTGGCTGAATTTTGTGATGTTTTCTGTGAAGAGGGAGTTTTTTCAATAGAGGAAACCAGGAAGATATTAAATGCTGCCAAGGATCTTGGATTTAAAGTAAAGATCCATGCAGATGAAATTGTAACCTTAGGGGGAGCAGAATTATCGGCAGAGTTAGGAGCATTTTCTGCTGATCACCTTATGGCTGCCAGTGAAAAAGGGATGGAAGATATGGCTGAAGCTGGAGTGATAGCTGATATTCTCCCTGCAACCTCATTTAATTTAAATAAAGACTATGCACATGCTCGTCAGATGATTGAAAAAGGTGTAGCAGTAGCCCTGTCTACAGATTATAATCCTGGAAGTTCTCCTACAGAGAATTTACAGCTGGCTATGCAGCTGGGATCATTGAAATTGAAGATGACTCCTAAAGAAGTTATTAGTGCAGTTACTGTGAACTCTGCTTATTCGGTGGACAGGGGAAAAGAAATTGGAAGTATTACAAAAGGAAAGAAGGCAGATTTTGTAATTTTTGACACACCAAATTTAGAGTATATAATGTATCACTTTGGGATAAATCACACTAAGGATGTGTATAAAAATGGAATCCAGGTAGTGGCAGATGGGAAAGTAATATATTAG
- a CDS encoding formate/nitrite transporter family protein, whose product MCKENMYDNYETAGNVVKMGIKKGNSKSINIFLFGILGGFFIALGYMGYMTVTQTMRTRVDTGLASFLGASVFPVGIMLCIVVGGSLFTSNNLLTLALFDKKISLKNLLRNWTFVWLGNFTGSIVAAILAVTAGLYKSEAIHSVAVHMAEHKAVLGFSEAVASAFFCNVLVALGAWMTMSGKDLVSKVIGVWFPIMLFVLCGFQHVVANMYVLSLGMILGADYTLGQMFMNNIIPVTIGNALSGGLIIPAMYYFLLVKKQK is encoded by the coding sequence ATGTGTAAAGAAAACATGTACGATAATTATGAAACAGCAGGTAATGTTGTTAAGATGGGGATTAAAAAGGGAAACAGTAAAAGTATAAATATATTTTTATTTGGTATCTTAGGCGGATTTTTCATTGCTTTAGGATATATGGGATATATGACCGTTACCCAGACTATGAGAACCAGGGTAGATACAGGGTTAGCCAGCTTCTTAGGAGCCAGTGTCTTCCCGGTTGGTATAATGTTATGTATAGTTGTAGGAGGATCATTATTTACCAGCAATAACTTATTGACCCTTGCACTATTTGATAAAAAAATCAGTTTAAAAAACTTATTGAGAAACTGGACCTTTGTATGGCTGGGAAATTTTACAGGTTCTATCGTAGCAGCTATCCTAGCTGTTACAGCAGGATTATATAAATCGGAAGCTATTCATTCTGTAGCTGTCCACATGGCAGAGCATAAGGCAGTTTTAGGATTTTCTGAAGCTGTAGCCAGTGCATTTTTCTGTAATGTTTTAGTAGCTTTAGGTGCCTGGATGACTATGTCCGGGAAAGATCTTGTTTCTAAAGTCATCGGTGTCTGGTTCCCGATTATGTTATTCGTACTCTGCGGATTTCAGCATGTAGTTGCTAATATGTATGTTCTAAGTTTAGGGATGATCTTAGGAGCAGACTACACCCTGGGACAGATGTTTATGAACAACATCATCCCCGTTACAATTGGAAATGCTCTTTCTGGAGGATTAATTATTCCTGCTATGTACTATTTCTTATTGGTAAAAAAACAAAAATAA
- a CDS encoding cyclodeaminase/cyclohydrolase family protein, translated as MSYLNIELGDFINVVDSDAPAPGGGSVAALSSSLGIALSRMMASLVIDKKKYREFDDMIKEEFLTKHRRLLKIRKRVEILIDEDTKSFNDLMGAFKLPKDTDENKAVRSEEIQKATLKATEVPYEIAKTSLEAMELLPFFSEYGNLNAVTDLGVGAMLLETGIRGAILNVKINLGSLKDQAKVERFKRNYERIEEESIILKEAIMDFVNEKIKL; from the coding sequence ATGAGTTATTTAAATATAGAATTAGGAGACTTTATAAATGTGGTGGATTCAGATGCACCGGCACCTGGAGGAGGAAGTGTAGCAGCTCTCTCTTCATCATTGGGGATAGCATTATCTCGTATGATGGCATCACTGGTTATAGACAAGAAAAAATATAGAGAATTTGATGATATGATCAAAGAGGAATTTTTAACAAAACATAGAAGACTTCTGAAAATAAGAAAAAGAGTAGAAATATTAATCGATGAGGATACAAAATCTTTTAATGACCTTATGGGAGCATTTAAACTGCCCAAGGATACCGATGAAAATAAAGCAGTCAGAAGCGAGGAGATACAAAAAGCTACTTTAAAAGCTACAGAAGTTCCCTATGAGATTGCTAAAACTTCTTTAGAAGCTATGGAATTACTGCCGTTTTTCTCTGAATACGGAAACCTAAATGCCGTAACGGACCTGGGTGTAGGAGCTATGCTTTTGGAAACAGGGATCAGAGGAGCTATACTCAACGTAAAGATAAACCTGGGATCTTTAAAAGATCAGGCTAAAGTAGAAAGGTTTAAGAGAAATTATGAAAGGATAGAAGAAGAATCTATAATCCTAAAGGAAGCAATTATGGATTTTGTAAATGAAAAAATTAAGTTATAA
- the ftcD gene encoding glutamate formimidoyltransferase yields the protein MLEQVIQCVPNFSEGKDLEKIEKIIAPLKNREGVKLLSVEPDKDYNRTVVNIIGEPLKVLEAVYETIGIATELIDLNVHRGEHSRMGATDVVPFIPIKNIDMEECIELAITLGKRIADDYKVPVFLYEEAATCKERINLAAVRKGQFEGMAEKMKDPQWKPDFGECMPHRTAGVVGVGARLPLVAFNINLGTTDVNIAKNIAKAIRHSSGGFRYIKAGPAELKEKGIVQVTMNVVNYKKTPLYRVFETVKMEAKRYGVPVLGSEIIGSVPMEALAMSMEYYLGLDGFSMEKILESNL from the coding sequence ATGTTAGAACAAGTAATACAATGTGTGCCTAATTTTAGTGAGGGAAAAGATTTAGAAAAGATAGAAAAAATAATTGCTCCTTTGAAAAATAGAGAGGGGGTAAAACTCCTCAGCGTAGAACCGGATAAAGATTATAATAGAACAGTTGTAAACATAATCGGGGAACCTTTAAAAGTATTGGAAGCTGTGTACGAAACAATAGGAATTGCAACAGAATTGATAGATTTAAATGTTCATAGGGGAGAACACTCCAGGATGGGAGCTACAGATGTAGTACCTTTTATACCCATTAAAAATATAGATATGGAGGAGTGTATAGAGCTGGCAATAACATTGGGGAAAAGGATAGCTGATGACTATAAGGTCCCGGTATTTTTGTATGAGGAAGCAGCTACCTGCAAGGAAAGAATTAACCTTGCTGCTGTGAGAAAGGGTCAGTTTGAAGGGATGGCAGAAAAAATGAAAGATCCCCAATGGAAACCTGATTTTGGAGAGTGTATGCCTCACAGGACAGCAGGAGTAGTAGGAGTAGGAGCCAGGTTACCTCTAGTAGCTTTTAATATAAACTTAGGAACGACAGATGTAAATATAGCGAAAAATATTGCTAAGGCGATCAGACATTCCAGTGGTGGATTCAGATATATAAAAGCCGGACCGGCAGAATTGAAGGAAAAAGGGATAGTGCAGGTGACTATGAATGTAGTGAACTATAAAAAAACTCCCCTTTACAGGGTCTTTGAAACTGTGAAGATGGAAGCTAAAAGATACGGGGTGCCGGTATTAGGGAGCGAGATCATAGGAAGTGTACCTATGGAAGCTCTTGCTATGAGTATGGAATATTATTTAGGTTTAGATGGCTTTTCAATGGAGAAGATTTTAGAGTCTAATTTATAG